From the Manis pentadactyla isolate mManPen7 chromosome 7, mManPen7.hap1, whole genome shotgun sequence genome, one window contains:
- the STEAP2 gene encoding metalloreductase STEAP2, producing MASISMMGSPKNLSETFLPNGINGIKDARKVTVGVIGSGDFAKSLTIRLIRCGYHVVIGSRNPKFASEFFPHVVDVTHHEDALTKTNIIFVAIHREHYTSLWDLRHLLVGKILIDVSNNTRINQYPESNAEYLASLFPDSLIVKGFNVVSAWTLQLGPKDASRQVYICSNNVQARQQVIELARQLNFIPVDLGSLSSAREIENLPLRLFTLWRGPVVVAISLATFFFLYSFVRDVIHPYARNQQSDFYKIPIEIVNKTLPIVAITLLSLVYLAGLLAAAYQLYYGTKYRRFPPWLETWLQCRKQLGLLSFFFASVHVAYSLCLPMRRSERYLFLNMAYQQVHANIENSWNEEEVWRIEMYISFGIMSLGLLSLLAVTSIPSVSNALNWREFSFIQSTLGYVALLISTFHVLIYGWKRAFEEEYYRFYTPPNFVLALVLPSVVILGKIILLLPCISQKLKRIKKGWEKSQFLEEGVGGAVPHLSPERVTVM from the exons ATGGCATCGATCTCTATGATGGGAAGCCCTAAGAACCTTAGTGAAACTTTTTTGCCTAATGGCATAAATGGTATCAAAGATGCAAGGAAAGTCACTGTAGGTGTAATTGGAAGTGGGGATTTTGCCAAATCCCTGACCATCCGACTGATTAGATGTGGCTATCATGTGGTCATAGGAAGCAGAAATCCTAAGTTTGCTTCTGAATTTTTTCCACATGTGGTAGATGTCACTCATCACGAAGATGCTCTgacaaaaacaaatataatatttgtTGCTATACATAGAGAACATTACACCTCCCTGTGGGACCTGAGACATCTGCTTGTGGGTAAAATCCTGATTGATGTGAGCAATAACACGAGGATAAACCAATACCCAGAATCCAATGCTGAATATTTGGCTTCATTATTCCCAGATTCCCTGATTGTCAAAGGATTTAATGTTGTCTCAGCTTGGACACTTCAGTTAGGACCAAAGGATGCCAGCCGGCAG GTTTATATATGCAGCAACAATGTTCAAGCTCGACAACAGGTTATTGAACTTGCCCGTCAGTTGAATTTCATCCCTGTTGACCTGGGATCATTATCATCAGCCAGGGAGATTGAAAATTTACCCCTGCGGCTCTTTACTCTCTGGAGAGGGCCAGTGGTGGTAGCCATAAGCCTGgccacatttttctttctttattcctttgtCAGAGATGTTATACATCCATATGCGAGAAATCAGCAGAGTGACTTTTATAAGATTCCTATTGAGATTGTGAATAAAACCTTGCCCATAGTTGCCATTACTTTGCTGTCCCTGGTATACCTAGCAGGTCTCTTGGCAGCTGCTTATCAGCTTTATTATGGCACCAAGTATAGGAGATTTCCACCTTGGTTGGAGACATGGTTACAGTGTAGAAAACAGCTTGGATTACTAAGTTTTTTCTTCGCTTCGGTCCATGTTGCCTACAGCCTCTGCTTACCAATGAGAAGGTCAGAGAGATACTTGTTTCTCAACATGGCTTATCAGCAG GTTCACGCAAATATTGAAAACTCTTGGAACGAGGAAGAAGTTTGGAGAATTGAAATGTATATCTCCTTTGGCATAATGAGTCTTGGCTTGCTGTCCCTCCTGGCAGTCACCTCTATCCCCTCAGTGAGCAATGCTTTAAACTGGAGGGAATTCAGTTTTATTCAG TCTACACTTGGATATGTCGCTCTGCTCATAAGTACTTTCCATGTTTTAATTTATGGATGGAAACGAGCTTTTGAGGAAGAATACTACAGGTTTTATACACCACCAAACTTTGTTCTTGCTCTTGTTTTGCCCTCAGTTGTAATTCTGGGTAAGATCATTTTACTCCTTCCATGTATAAGCCAAAAgctaaagagaattaaaaaaggcTGGGAAAAGAGCCAATTTCTAGAAGAAGGTGTTGGAGGAGCAGTTCCTCATCTCTCACCAGAGAGGGTTACAGTAATGTGA